The following proteins are co-located in the Cognatiyoonia koreensis genome:
- the rplQ gene encoding 50S ribosomal protein L17: protein MRHARGYRRLNRTHEHRKALFANMAGSLIEHEQIKTTLPKAKELKRVIEKLITLGKRGDLHARRQAASRLKQDMHVAKLFDVLGPRYAERQGGYVRVMKAGFRYGDMAPMAIIEFVDRDTDAKGAADRARLEAEEVSVEE, encoded by the coding sequence GCCTCAACCGCACACATGAGCACCGTAAGGCGCTGTTTGCGAACATGGCAGGCTCGCTCATCGAACATGAGCAGATCAAGACAACATTGCCGAAGGCAAAAGAACTCAAGCGCGTTATCGAAAAGCTGATCACGTTGGGCAAGCGCGGCGATCTGCACGCCCGCCGTCAAGCTGCAAGCCGTCTTAAGCAAGACATGCACGTTGCAAAGCTGTTCGACGTTCTGGGACCACGCTATGCCGAACGTCAGGGCGGTTACGTCCGCGTGATGAAGGCTGGCTTTCGTTATGGCGACATGGCGCCGATGGCGATCATCGAATTCGTTGACCGTGATACGGATGCCAAAGGCGCAGCCGATCGCGCACGCCTTGAAGCAGAAGAAGTTTCCGTAGAGGAATAG
- a CDS encoding autoinducer binding domain-containing protein, whose amino-acid sequence MSLQSGIDHYTSRLSDMAPGGFFFALHIRFAMPLLHHQTYPKGWTDLYTEEAYALRDPIIAWGLSQIGTQRWSEIDIPDPFGILDQAREFGMHFGFAVSCGPMSSRTIASAARADREFTDAEMEAFAKLICQLHNITEPPESLTDAQIEALRCIAEGDRHAAAAARLNISESALKARLSSARASLLARTTAEAIQRARDYRLL is encoded by the coding sequence ATGTCTTTGCAGTCTGGTATTGATCACTACACATCGCGCCTTTCGGATATGGCGCCCGGCGGATTCTTTTTTGCCCTGCATATCCGGTTCGCGATGCCATTGCTGCATCACCAGACATATCCCAAAGGCTGGACGGACTTATATACAGAGGAGGCATATGCGCTCCGTGATCCGATCATCGCCTGGGGGCTAAGCCAGATCGGAACACAGCGTTGGAGTGAGATCGATATTCCGGACCCTTTCGGAATTTTGGACCAAGCGCGGGAATTTGGTATGCATTTTGGTTTCGCAGTGTCTTGTGGACCGATGAGCTCGCGCACGATCGCATCTGCTGCTCGCGCAGATCGAGAGTTTACTGACGCTGAGATGGAGGCTTTTGCAAAGCTCATTTGCCAACTCCATAATATCACTGAGCCACCGGAATCCTTAACGGATGCTCAAATCGAGGCCCTTCGCTGTATTGCTGAGGGAGATCGTCACGCTGCTGCTGCTGCGCGGTTGAATATTTCCGAGAGTGCCCTGAAAGCGCGACTCTCATCTGCCAGGGCAAGTCTGCTTGCCCGCACCACGGCGGAGGCCATTCAACGTGCACGGGATTATCGTCTGCTCTGA
- a CDS encoding acyl-homoserine-lactone synthase, with the protein MQGTTLSFANLHNHGELFANILRARRESFIVRNQWDLPETMGMEYDQYDTPQSRWLAVHDDDGRVLAGVRLTPTTARCGIYSYMIRDAQNGLLDSIPTDLLYEEAPVQEGTWEVTRGFVAAGIPANIRHKVRMRLVMQMLRTSREEGIRTMLALLPSNWDRWAARCKLDMRAAGRNMNMGGIDYQAVWIDFSTQLH; encoded by the coding sequence ATGCAAGGTACTACGCTGTCATTCGCAAATCTGCACAACCATGGGGAGTTGTTTGCGAATATTCTGCGCGCTCGGCGCGAGTCATTTATCGTCAGGAACCAATGGGATTTGCCCGAGACGATGGGGATGGAATACGACCAGTATGACACCCCGCAATCCCGCTGGCTGGCCGTCCACGACGACGATGGACGCGTTCTGGCCGGAGTTCGCCTGACCCCGACCACCGCACGCTGCGGCATCTATAGCTATATGATTCGGGATGCGCAGAACGGCTTGCTCGACTCCATTCCTACTGATCTCTTGTACGAGGAAGCCCCCGTGCAGGAAGGCACCTGGGAGGTCACACGCGGTTTCGTTGCGGCCGGTATTCCTGCAAATATCCGTCACAAGGTCCGGATGCGCCTGGTCATGCAGATGCTGCGCACGTCGCGTGAAGAGGGCATTCGCACCATGCTTGCGCTGCTTCCGTCGAATTGGGATCGCTGGGCCGCCCGCTGCAAACTTGATATGCGTGCTGCCGGTCGCAACATGAATATGGGTGGCATCGACTATCAGGCCGTGTGGATTGATTTCTCGACGCAACTGCACTGA
- a CDS encoding replication-associated recombination protein A: MADLFDTSATPASTGPRPLADRLRPKTLAEVIGQEQVLGPEAPLGTMLAAGSLSSLIFWGPPGVGKTTIARLLADETDLHFVQISAIFTGVPELRKVFEAAKMRRQNGKGTLLFVDEIHRFNKAQQDGFLPHMEDGTILLVGATTENPSFELNAAVLSRSQVLVLQRLSLADLERLAQRAEKELGKALPLDGPAREALLEMADGDGRALLNLIEQVAAWSGDKVGVDQLASRLMKRAVKYDKGGEEHYNLISALHKSVRGSDPDAALYWFARMLAGGEDPRFLARRITRMAVEDIGLADPQAQAVCLQSWETYERLGSPEGELALAQAVTYLALAPKSNATYVAYKAAVKAAKQTGSEPPPKHILNAPTSLMKDQGYGADYAYDHDAEDGFSGQNYFPDEMKRGVYYMPVDRGFERELKKRVDYFAKLRTKRNN; the protein is encoded by the coding sequence ATGGCTGATTTGTTCGACACCTCTGCGACGCCCGCATCCACGGGGCCCCGACCGCTGGCAGACCGGTTGCGGCCCAAGACGCTGGCAGAGGTCATCGGGCAGGAACAGGTGCTTGGTCCGGAAGCGCCATTGGGGACGATGCTGGCCGCCGGGTCATTGTCGTCCCTGATCTTTTGGGGCCCGCCCGGCGTCGGCAAGACCACGATCGCCCGTTTGCTGGCCGACGAGACCGATCTGCATTTCGTTCAGATTTCCGCTATTTTCACGGGTGTTCCCGAACTGCGCAAAGTCTTTGAGGCCGCCAAGATGCGTCGCCAGAACGGCAAGGGCACCCTGTTGTTCGTCGATGAGATCCACCGTTTCAACAAGGCCCAGCAGGATGGTTTCCTGCCGCATATGGAGGATGGCACCATTCTGCTTGTCGGGGCCACCACCGAGAACCCCAGTTTCGAACTGAACGCCGCTGTTCTGAGCCGGTCGCAGGTTCTGGTTTTGCAGCGTCTGTCGCTTGCCGATCTGGAACGCTTGGCACAGCGGGCCGAGAAAGAGTTGGGCAAGGCCTTGCCGCTGGATGGCCCCGCCCGCGAAGCCCTGCTGGAGATGGCCGATGGTGATGGCCGTGCTTTGCTGAACCTGATCGAGCAGGTTGCTGCCTGGTCCGGTGACAAGGTCGGAGTGGACCAGCTTGCATCCCGCCTGATGAAGCGTGCTGTCAAATACGACAAGGGCGGCGAGGAACATTACAACCTGATTTCCGCCTTGCACAAATCGGTGCGGGGGTCGGACCCGGATGCCGCCCTTTACTGGTTCGCGCGCATGCTGGCTGGCGGTGAAGACCCACGCTTTCTCGCCCGCCGCATCACCCGCATGGCGGTCGAGGATATTGGTCTGGCCGACCCGCAGGCACAGGCCGTCTGCCTTCAAAGCTGGGAAACCTATGAACGGCTTGGATCGCCCGAAGGCGAGCTGGCTTTGGCGCAGGCGGTGACCTATCTTGCGCTCGCCCCGAAATCGAATGCCACCTATGTCGCCTACAAGGCTGCCGTCAAAGCCGCAAAGCAAACCGGATCAGAACCGCCGCCCAAGCATATCCTGAATGCACCGACGTCCTTGATGAAGGATCAGGGATATGGGGCCGACTATGCCTATGACCATGACGCGGAAGACGGGTTCAGCGGGCAGAACTACTTTCCCGACGAGATGAAGCGCGGTGTCTATTATATGCCTGTCGATCGTGGGTTTGAACGCGAATTGAAGAAGCGCGTCGACTACTTTGCAAAGCTGCGAACCAAGCGGAACAATTGA
- the crcB gene encoding fluoride efflux transporter CrcB, giving the protein MFMTTLYVALGGAIGAALRFLTGVLLIRVWGEGFPVAIIAVNVIGSFIMGAFVVWSFQKGMTHLNPFVMTGVLGGFTTFSAFSLEAFTLFERGQSGAALAYVALSVVLSLAALAAGVMLARGIYA; this is encoded by the coding sequence ATGTTCATGACAACGCTTTATGTCGCCCTTGGTGGGGCTATCGGTGCCGCCCTGCGTTTTCTGACGGGGGTCTTGCTGATCCGTGTTTGGGGCGAAGGGTTCCCGGTCGCGATCATTGCGGTCAACGTGATCGGATCGTTCATCATGGGTGCGTTTGTGGTGTGGTCATTCCAGAAAGGGATGACCCATTTGAACCCATTTGTGATGACCGGTGTTCTTGGCGGATTTACAACGTTTTCGGCCTTTTCACTGGAAGCTTTTACATTGTTTGAAAGAGGTCAGTCTGGCGCGGCGCTGGCCTATGTCGCATTGTCTGTTGTCCTGTCCCTTGCGGCCTTGGCGGCGGGCGTGATGCTGGCCAGAGGGATTTACGCATGA